Within archaeon BMS3Bbin15, the genomic segment GAGTATTGAGTATGCTATGGAGAATGAGGAAGAAGCCCTGAAATATGCCTTTCAATTTGGACGAGGGCTTGATTCAGAGAAGAATAAAAAGTTTGTAAGGATGTATGTCAACAGCTACACTATAGACTACGGAGAAGATGGAAGGACTGCTGTGAAGCTTCTGCTGAAGAAAGGCTATGAGGCAGGGATTATTGATAGATATTCTGAGCCCGAATTTATTGAATGAAAGGGTAATAGTTATTTTTTGATATATACTGGAAGCTTTACCTGTTCATACTTGGAAATATCAATCGGATATTTACCTGTCAGGCACCCTGTACAGAGATTGCTATCCTCCATGCCAATAGCTTCAATAAGATTTTCAATAGAAAGATAACTGAGAGAATCTGCACCGATCTCTTCTCTTATCTCCTCAACTGTCTTATTGTTGGCTATTAACTCCTCATTGGTGGGCATGTTTATACCAAGGTTGCATCTTGATTTTATGGGCGGGCAGCCAACACGCATATGAACTTCCTTTGCCCCGGCTCCCTTCAAAAGTTTTATAATCCTGCTTGAAGTTGTCCCTCTGACTATACTATCGTCAAAGAGAACAATTTTTTTCCCCTTTACCTCCCCTGCAATAGGATTCAGCTTGAGCTTGACAGCAAGCTCCCTTGCCTTCTGCTCAGGCAGAATAAAAGTTCTTCCGACATAACGGTTTCTTATAAGCGTTTCTCTGTAAGGTATTTTTGAAGCTCTGGAATAGCCCAGAGCAGATGGTATGGCAGAGTCAGGAATAGGTGATACAACATCTGCCTCAATATCATCATTCAAACCAATAAACTCGCCTATCTTCTCTCTGACTTTGTAAACAGGAATATCATTGAGAACCGAATCGGGCCTTGCAAAATAAACATACTCAAACATGCAATAAGCCTTTTTCGGAAGTTTTATAACCCTGTGAGAATTCAAACTGCAATGACTATTTATTTCAAGAATTTCACCTGGCTTGATATTCTTCACATACCTGGCCCCAACCACATCCAGAGCGACAGTCTCAGAAGCAACAATATAGCCCTTCCCATCAAGATTGCCAAGTACAAGAGGTCTTATTCCGAGAGGGTCCCTCACAGCATAGATTGCATCGTCAGTAAGAATAACAAGAGAGTAAGAACCCACAAGTTTCTTCATAACCTCCGCAATACTCTCAACAAAATCCTTCCCCTTTAGATGCTCTCTGATTATAAGATGGGCAATAATCTCTGTATCGCTTGTTGAGACAAAAATCGAGCCACTGGCTTTAAGGGCATGCCTGAGTTCTTCAGCATTCACAATATTGCCATTATGGCCTATAGCAAGAGTACCGCTGGAATGACGGACAACAAAAGGCTGAGCATTCTCTATTTGTGATGCTCCCATGGTTGAGTACCGTACATGCCCTATACCTGCATTCCCATCAAGAGAATCAAGAGAATCAAAAGTGAATATTTCATTCACAAGGCCCATGCCTTTCTCATAAAAAAAATCACTCTTTTTTCGTGTTACTATGCCAGTTGACTCCTGACCACGGTGTTGAAGAGATAATAAGGAATAGTATATTGAATAAGAAGCTTTCTTAAGGTTATCCTTAAAGCATACCCCTACTACACCACATTTATCTTTCAAAAATATACCTCGACTATACAAGCCTCTGTTTATTAACTTTTTTATTCTGCCAGGCAAATCTCCTTATTCTCTTGCTGTTTCCAAAACCACAGGCTGCACATACTTTCTTTTTCGCGTGGAAGGAATTCCTACCGCATCTCCTGCAGCGGATATGAAGTCTCTTGTTTCTCTTGCCCATCGATGGCGTACCTTTACTCATAATCGCACCTCAGTTTTTAAATAAACTTTCGACCTCAGCCCGAAGCTTACCGTTACCAAAGGTTTTTATTCTCCAGAGCCAAAATTTAGTTATGAATGAATTTATAGACAGAGTTAAATTCAGAGTTAATATGGCGGGTGAAGCTCTGGCTATTGCAGTCGTTCAGGATTACAGAACTCTGGAAGTTCTCATGGTGGCCTTCATGAACAGAAATGCCCTTGAAAAAACACTTGAAACAGAAAAAATGACTTATTTCTCAACATCAAGAAAAAAAATATGGATTAAAGGAGAAACCTCTGGCAACTTTCAGAAGGTTAAAGAGGTTAAAATAGACTGTGACGGTGATGCTCTTCTCTTTAAAGTGGAACAGAAGAGAGCAGCCTGCCATAAGGGATATTACTCCTGTTTCTTCAGAACCTATGACAATGAAAAGGTTAAACTGACAGGTGAAAGAATTTTCGATGCTAAAAAAGTTTATGGAGATAAAAATGACAGTAATTGTACCTGATACTTCTATAATTGTAGATGGCAGGCTATCATGGCTTGTTGAAAGTGGCGAGTATGAAAGTCCCAGATTGTTAATACCTGAGGCTGCTGTAGCTGAGATAGAGCACATGGCAAATCAGGGCAGAGCCTCCGGCTTCACGGGCCTGGAAGAGCTGAAGAAGCTCAGAAAGATGTGTTCGGAGGGGCTTGTTGATATCGAATTTTTTGGCAGGAGACCAGAAACGGATGAAATCCATGATATCGATGCTATTATAAGGGAGTCTGCTCCGGAAGTCAATGGCATTCTTGTAACCGGTGATAAAGTTCAGGCTTCCATAGCAAAGGCTAAAGGTATTGATGTTATTCTACTCAGACCCATTCTGGAAGAAAATAGAATACCGAGAATTTATGACTACTTTGACGAGAACACAATGAGTGTTCATCTCAAGGAAAAAGTTGTTCCTCTTGCCAAGAGAGGTAAGCCAGGGGATTTCAAGCTTGTGAAAATAAGCGAAACTCCCCTGACATATAGAGATATCTCAACCATGGCAAGGGAGATAATAGAGTTTGCAAAGCAGGATAGTGATAGTTTTATTGAGATTGAAAGACAGGGTGCCACTGTCGTTCAGTTGAGGCAGATTAGAATAGCAATTGCAAGGCCTCCATTCAGCGACGGATATGAAATAACTGCAGTAACAGCAGTTGCAGAGGTGACTCTGGAAGACTACAGTCTGAGTCAGGAACTTATAGAGAGGCTTCGCTCCAGAGCCGAAGGTGTTCTTGTGGCTGGACCTCCAGGTGCAGGAAAGAGTACCTTCTCTCAGGCTCTTGCCGAGTTCTACAGAGAACAGGGAAAAATAGTCAAGACAATGGAATCACCACGAGATTTAATTGTAAGTGATGAAATAACCCAGTATGCTCCTCTTGAAGGAGACATGGAGAAGACAGCAGATATACTCCTTCTTGTAAGACCTGATTATACAATATATGATGAAGTTCGTAAAACCCGTGACTTCAGAATTTTTGCTGATATGCGCCTTGCTGGTGTGGGAATGGTGGGAGTTACACATGCCACAAAAGCTATAGACGCTGTGCAGAGGATGATAGGCAGGGTAGAACTTGGAATGATTCCCCAGATTGCAGATACAATAATATTCATAAAAGATGGTCAGGTGGACACAGTTTATAAGGTAAAGCTCAGTGTTAAGGTACCCTCCGGAATGATTGAGGCTGATTTAGCCAGACCTATGATTGAAGTTAAAAACTTTGAGAGCGATACCACCGAATATGAGATATATACCTTCGGGGAGGAAACTGTTGTTATGCCTGTAACCGAACTGGAACTGGAACAGAAAACAACAACACCTGTTGAGAAGCTTGCCAGAGAAAAGGTAATTCAGGAGATAAAGAAAAGTCTGCCAAAAGCAGAATTTGATGCTGAGTTTAAAGGAAACACATGTATTCTCTGGGTGGAAGAGCGCTACCTTCCCAAGATAATAGGTAGAAAAGGAAAAAATATAGATTTGCTGGAGAAAAAGCTTGGAATAAGAATAGATGTCAGAAATCTTAACAAGATTTCCAGGAAAGACGAAACAAAAGACAGACTGGATGTCGAGATAGTAGAAACTAAGAATTATTTGACTCTTGTCTTCAACAAGGCCCATGCTGGAAAGATGGTCAAAGTATATGGGAATGATAAATATTTCTTCACAGCCACAATCTCAAGAAAAGGAGAGATAAAAATAGGCAAGAAAACCGAACTGGGTGAAGCTGTTAAAAAGACTATTGAATCAGAAGGAGAGATTTATGCACAGGAAGTTTGAGAACTTTTCTCTCGTTAGCCAGCTATTAAAAGTCAACATCCAAATTAAGGTGAGAGTGTCAATCACCACCCGTTAAAACGGGTGGCTTGTCTCGTGAGAGACAAGGGTAACAGGTTGATTAGGAGGCATTGAAGAATGCAGCAGTTATTGGTAGAGTTCAAGAACACATCAGAGGATGCTCCTCAAGTCCCCTGCTCTGTAAGTGAGGTATTAAACAGAGAGGAAACTCTCAGTGTGCCCTACAAAGTACTGACTGATAACAGCTCCGATGAGGACTTACACTCTGGCAAGAGTGGACAGGACTTGCGAGTCCCTGTCATAAACATGCATAAGAAACCGTGTTTACCTGATAGTGCGAGAAACAATGAGCAGGTTGAGATACTTACTGGTTTGGATTGGATTAAAATTATAATTTTTAAAGAGGTGAAAAGGGCAATTCCTCAACCCATTGAAATAGGTGGTCTCATTGCCCGAATATTATGAACAGAGACAGTGCTTTCAGAGTAAGAGAGATTTTGGAAGAACATCACAGATGGTTTTCAGAGAGTTTGCCAATGATTGCCAGTGAGAATATTACCTCTCTTCTGGTAAGAGAAGTGTGTGCCAGCGACTTTTCTCATAGATATGCAGAGGGACCGCCTGGCAGACGCTTCTATCAGGGATGTAAATATATAGATGAAATTGAATTTCTCACAATTGACCTTGCAAAGAAGCTTTTTGAGGCAGAATATGCCAATGTTCAGCCAATTTCTGGCACTATAGCTAATCTGGCCTGTTTTGATTCTATTGCAAAACCAGGAGATACCATGATATCCCTTAATGTACCTCATGGTGGTCATATATCACATTCTGAAATAAGTGCCGCTGGTGTTAGAGGCTTAAAAGTGAAAACTTTTCCATTTGATGTAGATGAGATGAATATAGATATTGACAGGGCTGAAAAGAAGATAAGAGAGATTAAACCGAAAATAGTTCTTTTCGGTGCAAGTATATTTTTATTCCCTCACCCTGTTAAGGAACTATATGATGCCTGCAGGGAGAGCGGAGCAACAATAATGTATGATGCTGCCCATGTTCTGGGTCTGATTGCAGGTAAGAAATTCCAGCAGCCCTTTAAAGAGGGTGTGGATGTTATGTCAGCTTCGAGACACAAGACCTTCCCGGGACCTCAGGGTGGCGTAATTCTGGCAAAGGAAAAGTTTGGGAAGAAGATTTCAAAGGCAGTTTTCCCCGGTCTTGTGAGTAACCACCATCTTCACCACATGGCAGGCTTTGCCGTGGCTTTATCGGAAATGCTTGAATATGGAGAAGCCTATGCCAGTCAGATAGTCAGAAATTCCAAAGCTCTTGCCCAGGCTCTTTACGACTCTGGTTTCAAAGTCCTCTGTGAACATAAAGGTTTTACTGAGAGTCATCAGGTGGTTGTGGACATTTCTGATAATGGTGGAGGCACATGGGTTGCTGAAAATCTTGAAAAAGCAAATATAATACTCAACAAAAACCTTTTACCCTGGGATGATATAAACAACAGTGCGAATCCAAGTGGTATAAGACTCGGTACACAGGAATTGACAAGACTTGGAATGAAAGAGGGTGACATGCAGGACATCGCAAAATTAATAAAGAAGGTTGTCATAGATAGGCAGACACCCGAAAGAGTTAAAAAGGAAGTTGGAGAACTAAGGAAAGAGTTTAATAAAGTTCACTACAGCTTTGATGGAAAAGCTGATGCTTACAGTTATATAAGATTCTTTTAGCTTGCTCACAAAACATATTAAGAAGTTCATAAAAATTACTTGAGCAGGCTCATCTTTTAGAATGCGACTCTGGAGAGTTTGATATGGAAGACAAGTTGGAAGAGCTGATCAGAGAAAGAGATAAGCTGGATATAAAAACAAGACAGCTTAAGAAGGAACTGACAAAGAACAGAAGGAAAATGAGGG encodes:
- a CDS encoding 50S ribosomal protein L37e, which translates into the protein MSKGTPSMGKRNKRLHIRCRRCGRNSFHAKKKVCAACGFGNSKRIRRFAWQNKKVNKQRLV
- the glyA gene encoding serine hydroxymethyltransferase, translating into MNRDSAFRVREILEEHHRWFSESLPMIASENITSLLVREVCASDFSHRYAEGPPGRRFYQGCKYIDEIEFLTIDLAKKLFEAEYANVQPISGTIANLACFDSIAKPGDTMISLNVPHGGHISHSEISAAGVRGLKVKTFPFDVDEMNIDIDRAEKKIREIKPKIVLFGASIFLFPHPVKELYDACRESGATIMYDAAHVLGLIAGKKFQQPFKEGVDVMSASRHKTFPGPQGGVILAKEKFGKKISKAVFPGLVSNHHLHHMAGFAVALSEMLEYGEAYASQIVRNSKALAQALYDSGFKVLCEHKGFTESHQVVVDISDNGGGTWVAENLEKANIILNKNLLPWDDINNSANPSGIRLGTQELTRLGMKEGDMQDIAKLIKKVVIDRQTPERVKKEVGELRKEFNKVHYSFDGKADAYSYIRFF
- a CDS encoding phosphoribosyl-AMP cyclohydrolase, yielding MNEFIDRVKFRVNMAGEALAIAVVQDYRTLEVLMVAFMNRNALEKTLETEKMTYFSTSRKKIWIKGETSGNFQKVKEVKIDCDGDALLFKVEQKRAACHKGYYSCFFRTYDNEKVKLTGERIFDAKKVYGDKNDSNCT
- the purF gene encoding amidophosphoribosyltransferase precursor, whose protein sequence is MKDKCGVVGVCFKDNLKKASYSIYYSLLSLQHRGQESTGIVTRKKSDFFYEKGMGLVNEIFTFDSLDSLDGNAGIGHVRYSTMGASQIENAQPFVVRHSSGTLAIGHNGNIVNAEELRHALKASGSIFVSTSDTEIIAHLIIREHLKGKDFVESIAEVMKKLVGSYSLVILTDDAIYAVRDPLGIRPLVLGNLDGKGYIVASETVALDVVGARYVKNIKPGEILEINSHCSLNSHRVIKLPKKAYCMFEYVYFARPDSVLNDIPVYKVREKIGEFIGLNDDIEADVVSPIPDSAIPSALGYSRASKIPYRETLIRNRYVGRTFILPEQKARELAVKLKLNPIAGEVKGKKIVLFDDSIVRGTTSSRIIKLLKGAGAKEVHMRVGCPPIKSRCNLGINMPTNEELIANNKTVEEIREEIGADSLSYLSIENLIEAIGMEDSNLCTGCLTGKYPIDISKYEQVKLPVYIKK
- a CDS encoding type II/IV secretion system protein, which encodes MTVIVPDTSIIVDGRLSWLVESGEYESPRLLIPEAAVAEIEHMANQGRASGFTGLEELKKLRKMCSEGLVDIEFFGRRPETDEIHDIDAIIRESAPEVNGILVTGDKVQASIAKAKGIDVILLRPILEENRIPRIYDYFDENTMSVHLKEKVVPLAKRGKPGDFKLVKISETPLTYRDISTMAREIIEFAKQDSDSFIEIERQGATVVQLRQIRIAIARPPFSDGYEITAVTAVAEVTLEDYSLSQELIERLRSRAEGVLVAGPPGAGKSTFSQALAEFYREQGKIVKTMESPRDLIVSDEITQYAPLEGDMEKTADILLLVRPDYTIYDEVRKTRDFRIFADMRLAGVGMVGVTHATKAIDAVQRMIGRVELGMIPQIADTIIFIKDGQVDTVYKVKLSVKVPSGMIEADLARPMIEVKNFESDTTEYEIYTFGEETVVMPVTELELEQKTTTPVEKLAREKVIQEIKKSLPKAEFDAEFKGNTCILWVEERYLPKIIGRKGKNIDLLEKKLGIRIDVRNLNKISRKDETKDRLDVEIVETKNYLTLVFNKAHAGKMVKVYGNDKYFFTATISRKGEIKIGKKTELGEAVKKTIESEGEIYAQEV